The genomic DNA ACCTTTTATTGGCAAACTAAAAATAACACATGTGTATAAAACAGCTGTGAAAGGGCTGTAAAccacagtattgagaatatccAATGTTAATTGTACATTTCTTCATACTAacagaaattacaaataaattctaCCAATGATTCCAATTCTGAAATTTCaagaaccctttcactctcatgATCGTattagtaattccccttactgtctgtcatacaatcttttgatattatttgggagaatttagtattggatcaacttaaagTCCCCTACAGGATCATGTAGATCATATtctactttattctcatcacttttctacttGAAATTGTGctgagattgtaaggagaagttatatcttggtcactcgtgggagttaaagggttaaagaaagtGCTGACATTCAGCAAAGTATGACCTTGGCCAATACCCATTAGGGCCTGCTCTAGGAAGGACAGTATGGCTGTCTTTATACACCACATATTGAATATATAAAATGATGACAGCAAAGCCACGATGCTATTTACAATGCTTTGTTGTGGTTTGCTGCATAGAATAATGCCCTCATAGATGATAATTAgtttatcaaaatcaaattgttCACCAATGGCCACAATTTGAGGCTGAAAGCACTTCAACAATTCATCATCGATTGAAGCTGTtctctgtaaaaagaaaaaaaaataaaaatgaataaaataatagCATATTTATTGACAAATTGTTCAGCACAATGTACATTCACCACTACAAATCATAACATGTGACTACTCATATTCAAAAGTACATTGCATATTGTATGcatcaaatctgaaaaattaaacagcttACAAGGCAATAacaatcctttaactcccatgaatgaccaagacagaatttctccttacaatattaatacaatatcaagcagacaagagatgagaatatggaaaaacattaattacaggattattagttgattgaataccaaattctccaaactaacatcactagaactatatggcagacagtagggagaattactaataagatcttgggagttaaagggtgaaggtCCCTAACCAATGTCTCAAATGCTAGTTGCTTATATTTGCTCATACAAGTCAGACTTAATTTATCAATTAGTTCTGATTTCTTAGTCTTTGCGATTGTACTTGCCATATAACCAAAGCTATAAACATCTGAAGTTGACCAAGGGACGTACAGACCATCACACAAAGCAGGATCAATGTGTTTATGTCATGTTTTGAGTCCAGCTCTTTCTGATCCAGAAGGAATTACTTCTAACTTGGTTTTCCTAACTTCACATGCTTCATTGAAGTCTATTATTTTGGCTGCCAATCATCCCTATTCACCTCTGAAATCAATACATTATCTCCTTTTTGTCATTGTGGACAATCCTTAATCCATGAAGATAATAGAATCCCAACTACATTGCATTAAAATGCCTAACCATGATTTTTCAACACATACACTCTCTGACTAAAGAGCTCTAAAAATGGTAAATGGATGTTTGATcccttccttaaccctttaactcccatgagtgaccaagacaaaatttctccttacaatacaaatacaataattttagcatttttattcattgtaaatttttaatttttaattttcgaggtcctttttgtaaaccactttttagtgaaaaagtttcctcattaaagattgtcattattattattattattatttattacaatatcaaccagataggtaatgagaataaagaaaaatatcaatttggggataattagttgatcaaatactaaattctctgaattaccattataagaattgtatggttgacagtaaggagaattacaaatttgatgtgggaggtaaagggttaattccacAAACCTCTCATACAAGCAGTTAAGTAGTTCTCGAAAAACTACACCAAAGGAAGGGAAATGCTTTCTGAGAAATGTGTGATAAAACACAAGCTTCCACAGCAACAGTGTCTTTAGTAGTTGATTCACTATTAATAGTACTTGACTGCACTGGAAAAGACATACATGTAAACTTGCAAACACCAAACCTTCCCAGGCCTAACACAACTTTGTTTCTGTGGCTACCACCTACAACTGAAAGTTGCTAATAGCTCATTTTGTTCATATAAACATTTAACTTGCTTCAATGAGAAATCCCTCAaagtttgatatctatgattaatcattttgaaaaacatatttcaagcATTGCACCTACATGTGCTGTAAAATGATCAATTGATGCTTAAAAGTGAGGATTCCTTAGCAAAAAAGCTTAGCACCTCTGGCAGATACCTTTGTCACAGTATTgtagagcaaagaaaaaataatattatgttTCAAGCATTGCACCTACACGTGCTGTAAAATAATCAATCACTGCCTAACAGTGAGGATTCCTTGGCAAAATGGCCTTGCATGTCTGGCATATACCTTGATCACAGTATTgtagagcaaaaagaaaaatatgtttcagGCAATTTGCACCAACCTGTGCTGtaaaaattatcaatcaatGCGGATTGCTTAGCAAAAAAGCTTAGCACCTCTGGTGTACACCTTGATGACAGTATtttagataaaagaaaaactatttcaatCATTGCACCTACTTGTGCTGTAAAATACCTTGATCACAGTATTgtagagcaaaaagaaaaatatgtttcagGCAATTTGCACCAACCTGTGCTGTAAAAATTATCAATCAGTGCCTAACAGTGAGGATTCTTTAGCAAAATAGCTTAGCACCTCTGGCATATACCTTTATCACAGCATTGTAGAGcatagaaaaaaacatgttttaagcATTGCACCTACACTGTACATATGCtgtaaaatgataaatcaatGTCTAACAGTGAGGATTCCTTAACAAAAAAGCTTAATTTGCACCCCTGGCATATACCTTGATCACAGTATTGTAGagcaatgaaaaaattttttgagcATTGCACCTACATGGGCtgtaattatcattttaaaatgataaatcattgCCTAACAGTGAGGATTGCTCAGCAAAAAGGCTTTGCACCTCTGGCATATACCTTGATCACTGTATTTTAGAGcaaggaaaatgtgaaattgATAATTTGAGAAAGAACTGATCTGTCAATGAAAGAATCAATCTATGCCTGAAAGCAAGGATTcctaagtaaaaaaaaaaaattcaccccCAACTCACACATTACCTTGAACACAGCATTGTTCAGCaggaaaatacaagaaattcaTCATTTAAAGCATTGCACCAAAATGTCTGTAAAATGACCAATCAATGCTTTACGTCTATAGctcgctgatcctagcagtatgcaaaATGTGTCTTAaatgaactttgtaatgggtcttgctcaccatagagtctctgtggcacGATCAGTGGTGAGCATCGGGGCATGAAATCCCTAGGTTCAATTCCACTTtggcaaacaaaattttttctttgttcctagCTCATCACAAaccgaaaaataaaactttctctttttcttaccGCGCTCAAAACtgaccatctttcttattctaattAGCATGTTTATCTAACAATGGTCAAGGGGGGGAGGTAGGGGATCTCATGAAGAGATACAAGTAATTgactgaattttattttacaactcaATTCCACTTCCTAGAATTTAAATTCTATTATGTGGGAGTATAGAGATCGGTTATCACTACAAGATATAAAAAGGCACAAACCTTTTTTGCACTTTTAGGTGTTTCTTTAATGCTTCCTTTCTCCTTGCTTGTTGGTGTACAGGAACTTGGGCTTGTAGATACTTTCTCCACATCTCCGTCGCTTGCAAATTCTACGTCTACATCTGCTTCATCTTCATCCTATAACAAAGCTACAAAAGATTAATCCAACTCCAAATATTGGTAAGTGATTTATTGATCTGTGTTAGTCTTGATCTGCAGTTGGCCTTTTGCGATGCACAAACATTGAACTTAAAAATGTGCGTGCCTTATAAAGGATTAATTAAACCAATTTTTAATGACTATAAATTAAACGCATTAAGTGCGGATATCACGTGTTTATGAGTATGGATTCTTGTGCATACTTGCTAAAGATCAGCAAATTTTTCCTCATAGCTTACCATTAATACAGACGCAGAACCACGAGCATAAGTACATTTCTTCGACAAGTCACGGTTGAGTCCGGAATTCAAATGATTGGAATGGCTCACCTGAAGTAAATGTGCAAgcatgaaattgtttttaaataacaAGATTGGTTATGAGGCTTAgttcataaaaagaaaatcataaaggTCATAACAAGAAAATCTTTGTAGTAAATATGTAATGTAAGCTGATTTCTGTTAAGTTAAATCAGGATTAAAACCACACAGCGATGCAAAGTCCCTTGCAGAAAGCAAGCAGCGCAAACGATCCACACGAGGGAATCGGGTGTCCACAATTTGACTCTCCTTCGTAGAAAAATCATTGTCATTAGCGAAATGCACAGTATGATATTCGCAATAAACTATCTGTTAAATCTTTCCGCGACGCGGTTTACACAGCATGGTAGGACAACATATAATCACTTTGAAGATTGTTCGTGTAGGCTGTATTATTCTGTCACCATAGAGCCATTCTGCGGAACCTTTTATGTAAGATATATCGTTGTGTAACAGTAGCTACAACTTTGTTCAGTGGGTACCACTATCTATATcgtctacagtaggtacaactaGCTACACTGTCTACAGCAGGTACAACTACTTACACTGTCTACAATAGGTACAACTAGCTACACTGTCTACAGCAGGTACAACTACCTACACTGTCTACAATAGGTTTAACTAGCTACACTGTCTACAACTTATTAATCACATTGTCCATCCATGGAATCTAGTTGCACTCCAACTGAATTTTGCATAGCACTCCATCTCCATTTTgcatgattatttttctttaagttagTGATCTTCTCGTGCAAACAGGTGAGAATTAcgtcatcatttattttattgtttattatttaaatgGTTGAGGTTTGTAAACCTAGAATATGCAGTAGGAGATGACAGCCTTTCAATAGATCTAACGTTTTTTCTCCTGACTTTTTATAGGTGGTCTTCGTGGCAAGTGTTTCGTTGACGTTTTCCCGAAAACTTGTGCACCACCCTGTGCCTGATTGATAATAAGCCTTACTTTTTCCAGTCTCGTGGTAATGGGTGTATCACTCTGAGTGGAAAAAGGCGAAGGTGGCGGGCACGAACAGATGTTGGTCCTTTTTCGTAACTGCTGATAATGAAATTCACACACAACATTTCCTCGTTCTACAATTTCAGTGTTTAAGGCAATTATTCTTCGTCTACGAGCAGAGCTATGGCGTGTTTTTTCTCTCAGACAACAAACATTTTCGCCGGGCGGTTTGCCTACTGAAGAGACGACACAAACAAGTGCCATAACAATAACACGGGCTTAGGAAGTTCTTAGCCATGTTTAGAGCGCTCAACTTCAATGCTAAAATTGACACCCGTggcctagttttttttttttgtttttttttttttgggaaagatATATTGCAGAGCAGGTTAGaaagaaactttcttgaaaatgggAACCCTATCTGTTGACGCTAAGGCCTATCCCcgcgaaataaaaacaaacaatatgaaatttaaaaatgccGCCACATCGCCGCTATAGCGTTGCTATGGAAATACCGATATTCCCATTTCTTTCTGCTTGTAAATTTTCGCGCGCGTTAAAAAcatgcgcactcattttgccgctgttTCGCTTCCCACCTAAACTGTCTGACATGCGCGCTTAAGGATGAGCTCTCAAAGATCTCTGGAATTAACCAATGCGCAACCAGGCCAGGAAACTATTACCAGGCTTTCTTCCACTGGCGGAAAAAAGTTATATGGAACAAATATACTGACCTCCATTTCCTATGTAGACATTTTTATAAGGTTCTTGAATcttgttctttcttttaaatCCGGAAAATAAAAGCGACATTTACTGACattcaaacaaattgtaacCAAATCACTGCAGTCAAGATAATCAGCTACAAAAGGTGCAAGAGAAAAATTGGTGAATTTAATCAGGAGCACGTGGGCCGTAACTCCGCCGCTTTTGCAAATACGATTGGAGTATGGTCTACTCAAGAACCAGGAGATCGAGGTAAGTGAACAATATTGACCAATAAGAGGCTTACAACTACAATTATATCAATTTTTATTGGAAAACTTAGCGTCGCTGtgtgtcattttcaatttccgGCAATTATATTTTGAAAGGACTACTCAACAATACAAAACTGATTGACCACCTAATTAGTGATTTCAATGAGTTAGCCTTGCACTTCTAGTGTATGGTGTCAGCGTAAAGTGAAACCTTGGATTAAGATCATCGTATAGTGGATTTCCCTAAATTTAAAGGGGCACATCGGACCTGCAAAGCAAATCTTTGAGTAGGTGGGGCTAGAGACAAACCCGTAAACTTCAGCCAACAAGGGAAAGGGGGTGTCGGGTGAGGCATACCAGGAAAGTTTGGATTTGTCTCCTTGGAAATGTACGGAAGTATGAAAATATACCTATGTTGATATTTGGGTCGATCTCTAGGTCGAGCTTTGTTTACAAGAGAACTGTAATAAATAGAAATTAGACAAGTTTGTGATTTATcgtcaaaaattaaatcttaaatgATTAGTTATTAACGCTTTTAATTCGTTGAGTTCTCGCAAAGGCGAGGGCAGGataaaaatcgtaaaaaaaTCGTAAGCAAATCAACGAAAAGAAGAGGAGGGTAAAATTTGCCGAGAGTGTCAGGTCTGAAGACAAATAGGACGAACTCGCCAAATATTTCAAGTCTTATACTGATCGCTGGAGacttaattttgatatttaaaaataaaataaaaactcgcggCTCTTGCGCAAAGAACAGTCTATTGGTTTTAAAGTCACCAGATAGTCTTGTGATTGTTGCTCAGTCAGTTTCGGTTGCTGTGACCCTGTCCCCCCTAAGGAACCCATTACAAATATaattaatgggctcctgccctTCAGTACTAATGAATCTGGTACCTTACTTAAATATTAACAATATAGCAAAGTTtggaacatcaatttttttttttttggggcaaatagatttattttaattcctCAAAGTAGCAAGAAATACATTAATATGACATAATACCTTCAGCGAGTGAACTCAACAATCAACTGAACAATTTTGTTGGGAAGAACCTCCTATGCTGATCTTAGTGAGGAGTTCGGATCGAATAAAGGGTTTTAACTCTTCTACACGGTCTTTACAGTAATCACCGGTTTAATATAATTAATCATCAAAATACCTTTTCTACAAGACAATTGTTAAACTGTCTGATACATTTTTCACCTAGATTCCTTTCAACTTTCCAAATGAGTTTTACCTATGCAAGTTAATTCCACGGCCACTTAATTATTTTTGGGTCAAACAGAACCcgttatgttaatttttttcagagaaatggCCAACAGTAGACAGCTTTGTTTGTTAATAATTACTTAGCGTCCTTGAACACAACAGCTGTCGTGGACGGGAAAGCGAGCAATCTGCTTACACTAGCATAAAAATAAGTGGCCAGCAATAAGAATTAGCTAAAATTCAGGGGAAACGGAAttatgggaatttttttttcggaatcaGTGCGAGGTCGAAAGACCCGATTTTGGATTTGGGATCTGATTTGCCGGAAACCTACTCCCTCGGCCAAATAACCTAACAACCACCTGTCAAATGAGGCTTTTTCGGCCTCTCTGAAGTTTGTCTCGTggtatgcaattttttttttccgatggAGAAACGGCGCAATCGAAATTTACCATCCATCACGGAGGGAAAATACTTTTTGTGACACCGATAAAAGGTTTTGTCTTTTAATAAGATTTTTAGCTTGAAAGCTGTGAGTTAAGTAGAAAGTATATAAGTTGTTGTATTTGAATAGAGCTGATGTATGTATGGATTTTTTGAGTGATTCGTTTATTCGTTCAATGGAAACCTTGCTGTGTTTGACTTAGTTGAATTGCAAATTATACAGAGCTGATAATGTTGAATGTTCTGGATCGAAATGGCTCTGCCCTTTGAGGCCAAAAACGGTCCATTAAGAAGCCCTGGGGCCGAGCGTGCAAAATTGCACGATGACTTTGACCTTTTCGGAAATGCTCGGATTACATCCGATCGCTCTGAAATTTCGGCTGTAGCATGTAAAcattctaagccaatcacatggCGAGGTTTAGCTCAGCACTATCAAACGTGACCTCAGGAGCCCGATCCGAAAATTACTTGCGTACGATTTCAGTCTGCGACAATGGCGTCCGATGCGAAACGCCAGAGATACAGCGTAGCTAAGGCTTTAGAGGTGATTTTTGACGATGGAAGTGAGTATGGTGGTATCTCTAGTGGTGAGGAATCCGAATTAGatagaaaactggaaaatcctaGCGAAGAATTGAGGTAAGTAATCTGTAAACATTCTTGTGATATTTAAATGCGTGACGCATGTGGtgttgaaacatttacttttacttttcgcgcacgaatccttgttttttgccttgagaCAAACCTGTAAATGTAtatttgtgaatgaaaagcaacaTATATTATGatcaaacatgatttttgagcgacagagaaaataatcttcaatggAACAACGACCTAAATTATCAGCCGATGACAGATCGAATGACGCATGTGCGTCCGaactaaatcaaataaaatcttttatttttaaaacgataGTTGAATATATATCGACTTGTACATTATCTtatatgttttgtattttttttagatgtggttctacttgttacatgctggaaattcacaaaacaaacaaattatgctcaagaatgagtggaatgatataaaatgacagtttccggtttcacttctgaattgtttactctagaaaatactggtggtgcattgcaagtgaaaggcttttgatgtatgttgcgctttatgtattttgaggttgattatctcatttgtccctgtttcaaggcaaaatttcagaagtcaaacaaagaaatatagttccaatgcTTGCgctgtagacttcaagagggattagtaa from Pocillopora verrucosa isolate sample1 chromosome 10, ASM3666991v2, whole genome shotgun sequence includes the following:
- the LOC131769281 gene encoding uncharacterized protein isoform X2, whose product is MLAHLLQVSHSNHLNSGPNRELTKKCTHARASARVLMDEDEADVDMEFASGGDLEKVSTSPSSCTPTSKENGSIKETPKSSKKVEDWMYRFQLPAHRTASIDDELLKCFQPQIVAIGEQFDFDKLIIIYEGIILCSKPQQSIVNSIVALLSSFYIFNMWCIKTAILSFLEQALMGIGQGHTLLNVSTFFNPLTPTSDQDITSPYNLSTISSRKVMRIK
- the LOC131769281 gene encoding uncharacterized protein isoform X1; the encoded protein is MLAHLLQVSHSNHLNSGPNRELTKKCTHARASARVLMDEDEADVDMEFASGGDLEKVSTSPSSCTPTSKENGSIKETPKSSKKEKFCLGHSWELKDCYCQVEDWMYRFQLPAHRTASIDDELLKCFQPQIVAIGEQFDFDKLIIIYEGIILCSKPQQSIVNSIVALLSSFYIFNMWCIKTAILSFLEQALMGIGQGHTLLNVSTFFNPLTPTSDQDITSPYNLSTISSRKVMRIK
- the LOC131769281 gene encoding uncharacterized protein isoform X3, which gives rise to MLAHLLQVSHSNHLNSGLNRDLSKKCTYARGSASVLMDEDEADVDVEFASDGDVEKVSTSPSSCTPTSKEKGSIKETPKSAKKRTASIDDELLKCFQPQIVAIGEQFDFDKLIIIYEGIILCSKPQQSIVNSIVALLSSFYIFNMWCIKTAILSFLEQALMGIGQGHTLLNVSTFFNPLTPTSDQDITSPYNLSTISSRKVMRIK